GTTGCGGccgcgagaaggaggagaaggctAGGAGACGGCCGTGGTTGCAATGGTGAtggaagaggggaaggagcacggcggcggctttgcattggacgagagggccTCACCTTGTCATATATTTCTTAGGACTAAAATGCCCCTAGACTAATAGTACTTTCGAGTACTTTCATCCGCGCACTTTCGAGTACTACGTATGTATGCGCCGTTAGATTAAGACTCACGAACGGCTCCAAAAAATGCCAACTATTGTAAAAGTTGtaaacggatgtatatagacatattttagggtgtagattcacacattttgctccatatgtacttaATTACTGAAATATCTAAAAGGACTTATAGTATTTAGGAAATGAGGGAGTAGATCTCATGCATATCTACAGTTTTCATATGAAGCTAacatgaaaagaagaagaaaatgttgTCCAGGGAAGTGGATAAATCGCCCGCCTAGAGAGAGATCTATGGTGCATCCAGATATATCCTCCTCTCCACAAAAAGCATAATTCCTTGCATACGAACTCGGACGGAGATGTAGTTTATTTGAGAACTGTAGAAATCGATGAGGTCTACAATGCTGTAGTTCAATTCATAACTACTATTTCGTTTGAAGCTATTTTGGTGCCGAAATAATAATTGGTATAGAATGAAGCTCTACTGGTTGGGGCAGTTGTATCTGCTGAGGCAGCCCGTCTCCGCGAAGTTGCCGCCGACCCGCTCCGCCGCGAGGGCGCTGCGGATGGCACAACCTCACTCGGTCGTGACTCTGTCCCGCGCCTTCCCGCAGCACTTGTAAATGGCGACAGCATTCTGGATCGCATCCTGCGCCGGATCGCCCGTCTTCTTCACGTCCCCGAACTCCTTGGCGCAGAAGTCCACCACCCCCTTGATGAACGCCGGGCTGCATGCCCCCGCCGGCTGCTCCTCCGCCAGCACCAGCACGCTCACCATCAGCACCGAGAGCCTGCTGCCTACACCCGCCATCACTATAGATCTCGCTGGGTATATGTGATGTGTTGTGGTCTTGTGGACTCTGGTGAGCTTGTATGATCGACTCCCTCCAGCAAAACGAGCTTGTATAGGCACAGGACCAAAGCTCTACGGACGGGAGACCAAGACATGTTTTGCACGTTGTGGTAAGTGCATGTGCCTCCCTGCTTCCTTCCATGTTCGGCGATACGTGCTAGCTCCTCGGTCTGTGTCCTGACTAAGGGTCAGTTTGGTTCGTGTCCTCGTTAAAATCTGCCTGGCCTGGAActtgcctggaatctgcctggggTGTGTTTGGATAGTGACCTGGAAATTTGCCTGGTGAAGTTGCCTGGTCAAGATGCCTGGTGAAGTTGCCTGGCGCCAGGCTAAGAAAATTGGACGCCTGGGCTTCTCCCCAATCTGCCTGGGCAAGATGGCCCCACTAATAATATATAAATATAAGAGCAAAGCACTTTCCCCTCCACCTCCACTCACTTTTCCCCTTCGTTCATACTACCTCACAGCTCACTCACgacctgatctctctctctctctctctctctctgccgttCTTGTGGGAAGGAGAAGAAATTGCATGGATAATTGATTTATTGGCTTCGATTCATCTTTCCCCCAACAATCTTTCCTGTTCCTAGTCAGATCTGGCGAAATCCTGAAGGTGAGAACGCAATTTGTACCCAATAATGTGTGCTACGATTTGTTGATTCCTTCTCTAATTCTTTCTAGTTGTGGTTGTACTTTGCTAGAAGTAGACGCATCCAGTGCTCTTTTTCTTGTTATttaccttcttcttcttttttgctttAATTGCAAGCTACAACCTTCCAGATCTGAAGAAACCTCCTGCTAGAGTAATAATCTACGAATAATTTGCATATATGTGTGCACACATGTACATAAATGTGGCCTAGCACAATCTCTGCATGATTAGTACTACTGACTACATACACGTACATCTCACTTGTTTCTTATACATTTATTTCATTTAATATTCAGATGGATATAGCATCTGCCCATTACACTATCAAGCGACGCCGAGGAAAACGTTTGGGCCGGCTGGAGCTCGACACGGAGCAAAATGTAGATGATCTCCGCAAATGGCCCATTACACTATCAAGCGACGCCGAGTCTTAGGTGTTCTAGCTGTTATGTTGGCCATTTTCCGATGGCGTCGACGACGTAGAAATTACAGTATTAGAATGTCTCGAAGAAAATATGGGCCATTGGTGGATAGAGACTTGGAGAGGCAAAGAAAGTTGAATGACCTGTACAATTCAACAGATAAAAACTGCATCAGTCAGCTCCGGATGAGGAAAGACGTGTTTTGGAAGCTATCAGCCCATTTACGTGATGCCAAACTTGTACGTGATTCAGTGCATGTATCAGTTGAAGAAAAATTAGCCATTTTCCTGCATACGGTTGGCCACAATTTGAGAAATAGAGTGGTCGGGTTTTTCCTCAGGAGATCTAGCTATACAGTAAGCAAATGCTTCCAtgaggtcttgaatgccttgtgtTTTCTTGCCAAAGATATGATAAAGCTTAGGTCGATAGAGACCCACCAAAAGATACTTGATAGCCCCGGTCGGTTCTACCCCTACTTTAAGGTACCTACTGCTGCATCTGTTCGACATTTGGTTTGCATCATGAAATTGTTCACTAATACAAGTCCTTGTAATTAATATAGGACTGCATTGGGGCACTTGATGGAACCCACATCCCTGCATTTGTCCCTGAGAACATAGCTAACAGATTTCGAGGTCGGAAGTCATACCCAACCCAAAATGTCCTTGCAGTTGTGGATTTTGATTTGAGGTTTACCTATGTACTTGCTGGGTGGGAGGGATCTACTCATGACTCTGTAGTTCTGAAGGCTGCCCTTAACAGAACAAATGGGATTCCAATGCCAGAAGGTTTGCATGACACATTAGTTTATTTTAGGTGTACAATAACATTGAAAATGCAATACAACCATTTGTCTCATATTTTATTGTAGGCAAATATTACTTAGCTGATGCTGGGTATGCAGCAAGACCTGGTATACTGCCGCCATATAGAGGTGTCTGATACCACTTGAAGGAATTCGGGGCTGGGAGACGTCCACAAACGCCACAAGAATTATTCAACCTTCGACATTCATCCCTTCGTACAACCGTTGAGTGAGCTTTTGGGACCTTAAAGAATCGTTTTAAAATCCTTGCAAACAAGCCATTCTTTCCATTTAGAAGACAAGTGAAGATTGTCATAGCATGTTGTGTTCTACACAATTGGATCCTAGATAATGGTCCAGACAACATCATATATGATGAAGATCGTTGGTACAATAGTCTGCCTAGGTCATCTAGACTTGCAACAGATAATGCGAGGGACAATAGGCAATGGACGGCAAAGCGAGACAATCTAGCAAATATTATGTGGGAGCACCGTCAATTCCATCATTGATATTCCCTTTGCTGTAGTTTGTTTTACTTTTGGCTTGTTTGCAAGACAATAATTTTCGATTATGTGTGCCAGTATCTTGTACTTGATTTGGTTCAGTGAATCTATATTATGGATGTTGCTATCATGTAATGGATCTGGTTGTTTTTATTATGGATGCTATCATTATTTCCTTGTTTTGTCATTACTATTTCTGTCATGTATCATCTTGTAGTTCATAAAATGGATGAAGCTGAAAGCAATATGAGCAGTAAGGGGAAAGAATGCAAAGGTGACAAGAATGCAAGGGCAAAAGCTATAAATTGGCCTATAGCTATATCTGAGTTTCTTCTTGACTGGTACATTGAGAAGAAGATTGAAATGCCTCCTAAAGCAGTATTCAAGAAGATGCATCACAATGCTTGCACAGCAGCAATAAATAAGAAGTATGGGTGTTCTTATAGTGTCGAGCAAGTTCATCGTCACTTTAGGCGTCATAAGGAGACATGGGGGCTAGTGGCTAGGTACAGCAATGAGAGTGGCAGCGGTTTTGATGATGTCAACAAACAAGTGCTGCTCTCTCAATCTACTCTGGATACACTATCGGTAATGATCTCATATACATTATTTATTTATTGAGTGTTTAACTATTGATGTGGAAATAACAAAAAATAATCTTGTAGGCCAATGATCGTGGAATTCTGTGTAAACCGATTCAGTTCTACGACAAGTTGCAAGACCCTTTCTCTGCAGCTGAAACTGACAATGATGATAAGGCaaaagatgacatgatgaatgaTATGTCCACCTATGATGAAGCAAAGGGTCCAACAGGTCATGACTCAGATAAATTAGATACAGATAGTGATGATTGTGAAGTGGTGGCTGCTCTTGCTGCAACTAATAGTCAAGTTTCATCATCCAATGTTGGTGCTCTAAAGCCTAACAAGaaaagtttcaaaaaaaactacCAAGGCAAATACTCTCCCTCCACCACAAAATGATAAAGCTAAAAAGTCAAAGGCGAGATCATCTCAAGCATCACAGGATGACACTGATATGGATGTGCTGCTCACAAGTACCTTGATAGGCATACGAGAGACCCTTGCAAGTCCAGTACAGACTGTAGCCCCAAAGGACCCAAATGCTCCTTTATGGGACATGCTCAAGAAGATTCCATTGCCACCTGATGAGAGGATGTCGGTCGGGATGCATCTATGCAAGCCAGAATTTGCAGTTCATCGTGGTTTCCTTGTCAGCATGGGTCAGGAATGCCTGGAGCGTTGGGTGTACACATACTTATCCGACAATGATCCTACTGGCAAACGTGGTGGCGATGGTCCTGCTGGTAACCTTGGCGACGATGGTCCGGCTGGTGACCTTGGTGATGATGCTGCAGTTAACTCCAGTACTTTCTAAGTAAGATTGATTGGTGGTCAACCATTTTGCTGGAGCCTTTTGGTTGCAAAACACTAGTTTCTTAGTTGATTGTCTTTTGGCTATGCACGGCTGATGTCTAAGTAATGGCTGATGGTGGTATTCTTTTGCTACAGCCTTCTGCTCAGTTTCTAAGTAGTATCAGCATGCAAAATATGATTAGATGGTAACATGAAAGTTATGTTGCTTTCTGACGTTTGGATACTTTTTAGGGAGTATCAGGAGGCATACATAATTAGAATTGTGGTTATGGTAATCCCACAAGGATAATTTATGCATCCAGATGTGCTAGACAACCAGTATTAATCAAATGTGATGAACTATGTTACTGTGTATCATCGGAGCTATAAAATTATTTGCCTTCAGTGTTATGCGTACTAAACTTTAAATTATAATTACTATTTGATTATCAAATTATTTGGCTGTGTTATGCTTATGAAATATTATATATTTTACAAACCCCAGGCAAAATGTTACCAAACACTGCCCGACCCTAGTATCCACACAAGCTCGTTCCCAGGTCAGCAACAAAACACAGCCAAAAAAACATAGCCGTGCCTGGCCAGGCAACTTTGCTGAGATCTCCAGGCCACTCCCAGGCAGCTACTTTTCCCAGGCAACTCAGTGAGGACACGATCCAAACTGACCCTAAATATTTCATTAGTTTGagcatgcatgtgtgcatgtgcTTAATTATCAATTCATGCGAGACCGTGGCACCACCTACCGCACGCAAACCCCATCGGTCCGTCCACTATTGCTTTGTCCCCATGAGCCAACCTCCATGGCCGTGGCATGCATGCAGTATTTGTTTTTCTCACCGACAGTGTGATCTGATGCTTTTTTTTTGCCAATGGTGcaatctttcttcttttttcttttgcggGGATGCGAATAGTGTGATCTGATGCTTAATTGAATGTCACATGGCACACGACGAGCACATATTCTTCTGAACGTGATTATTTTTGTTGCAATCTCTAGATGTTATTAAATTCTGTGCAAAAGAATGTAATTCAGTTACATGTACACCATGCTTCTTTCATACGAATTTGTATATAAAGCTCTTTTATTATGGataaatctatctatctatctatacctatatatatatatatatatatatatatatatatatatatatactaattagGGACTCCTAAGAAATTACCACATTAATTAGATTTTACgggccgttaatctggtgggaccgaattataacgGTGTAGATTAACCCATATATTATTTGCTCCCACGTACTCACAATCGTATAGATTAACCCATCTATTATATCCCATACCACATTAATTAGATTTTACGGGCCGTTaatttggtgggaccgaattataacaGTGTATATTAACCCATATATTATTTGCTCCCACGTACTCACAATCGTATAGATTAACCCATCTATTATATCCCATATCTTAAAAAAACatattttatctcctctcatgtatacacaacctCCTCTCCTAATCTCTCACGTCTCTATTCTAAAAAAAGGACTCACGTCTCTCCATCTTATCCTCCCAAAACGCCTGGCCATCCTCTCCTCTCACATAAGCATGGCCTTCCCATCTTCCCCTCTCCCAATCTCTCACGTTTTATCTCCTTCCTCTCCATCAATACAAAATATCAGAGTTAAAATCGATGCAGGTTTATTCATGGTACCCCGACGATGGATGAAGAGACCTCTGCCACCACGTTTCTCATCATGGGCTGGCATGGAACCAGGGAAAGATTTGGTCATACGCTCCTCTGCTTCAATCCAGGTTCAACCAGCATGCCTCCCCAATGACGACTAGGGCAGGATTCTTTTTTACTGACAACATATGCTTCTCCGCCCGTAGCTTGATCTATGCTCGCAGGTAACGCCGACACCTCCAACCTTCTGGTATCTTCCTTATGTACAACCCTGTCTCCATGCAGTAGCAGCCTCCTCCTCTTTCCACGCGCGTCCCCTTCATCCTGCCTTCAACTTTGATCCAATTGCCACCTCTGGACTCTCCTCCTTCGATCCCTGTAATTCATGGTTGCTTTGCTGCCTCAGTTTCACCACCACTCAAGGGAGTCAATCTGAGCGGTACTTTTCCCAATCTCAGTTCCTAGGGTTCACTTTTTACATCATGCGTTCATCGGCATCAAAGATGGATTCACGACAGTCGGCGGTGTTCGTAGCCATTGATTTATATATATGTTGTGTTCCCAATCTCAGTTTCTAGGGTTCGCAGTTTACATCATGTATTGCAGGCTTTCGTGGGCGTCAAAGATGGATTCACAGCAGCCTACAGTGTTAATCGCCATTGCTGTATATGCAGTGTTCAGAACGACGTACATCAACTTTCCAACAGCGTGCAGTCAACACGTGATCAAACAGATATTAGATTAGaagttgaatttttttgatttgGTTCATGCTTATGTAGGCATATATTGATACATACAAGGGATCATTGAGCATGATCGATGAGGTATGTGATAATATGCATGTGGTATGTACAACTAAAACATCTGTATGCATGTACAACTATGTATTTTTTAATTTGTAGCTCTTGGTAGCCGTCCATCGCTCCATATGTGTTTCTTTGCCGTAAGAAGTCTGATGGTTCTTCTCCTACTTTTCATTAAAAAAATCTATGTTTCAGTTCTCTGTACAGAAACTCAGaaatgagtgaaaccaatgaaTTCCCCAGCATGATTTTATCCTAATTGTTTACTATAGTTCGAGCAGGAATTGCGTGTATATTTGACAAGCTTACAGTGCAACAAGGTAATATAGAGCCTCTTGGTAGCCATCCATCTCTCCATATGTGATTCTTTGCCCTAAGAAGTCTGATGGTTCTTCTCCTACTTTTCATTAAAAAAATGTATGTTTCAGTTCTTTGTACAGAAACTCAGAAATGGGTCAAACCAATAAATTCCCCAGCATGATTTTATCCTAATTGTTTACTATAGTTCCAACAGGAATTGCGTGTATATATGACAAGTTTACAATGCAACAAGATAATATAGAGACTTATAGAAGCGTTTCTATCTCATGATTTGGCAGTCATACCTACAAGAATAATTCAGGTGAGTGATCTTTGGATACTGATTATATGTTAACAATTTCATGTCAGGAATTAAT
This DNA window, taken from Triticum aestivum cultivar Chinese Spring chromosome 1D, IWGSC CS RefSeq v2.1, whole genome shotgun sequence, encodes the following:
- the LOC123180033 gene encoding protein ALP1-like isoform X1, whose translation is MAHYTIKRRRVLGVLAVMLAIFRWRRRRRNYSIRMSRRKYGPLVDRDLERQRKLNDLYNSTDKNCISQLRMRKDVFWKLSAHLRDAKLVRDSVHVSVEEKLAIFLHTVGHNLRNRVVGFFLRRSSYTVSKCFHEVLNALCFLAKDMIKLRSIETHQKILDSPGRFYPYFKDCIGALDGTHIPAFVPENIANRFRGRKSYPTQNVLAVVDFDLRFTYVLAGWEGSTHDSVVLKAALNRTNGIPMPEGKYYLADAGYAARPGILPPYRGV
- the LOC123180033 gene encoding uncharacterized protein isoform X2; protein product: MDEAESNMSSKGKECKGDKNARAKAINWPIAISEFLLDWYIEKKIEMPPKAVFKKMHHNACTAAINKKYGCSYSVEQVHRHFRRHKETWGLVARYSNESGSGFDDVNKQVLLSQSTLDTLSANDRGILCKPIQFYDKLQDPFSAAETDNDDKAKDDMMNDMSTYDEAKGPTGHDSDKLDTDSDDCEVVAALAATNSQVSSSNVGALKPNKKSFKKNYQGKYSPSTTK